A stretch of the Ostrea edulis chromosome 9, xbOstEdul1.1, whole genome shotgun sequence genome encodes the following:
- the LOC125658014 gene encoding A disintegrin and metalloproteinase with thrombospondin motifs 6-like: MTMPSVLGIVFVFIAGCSSLQIHGNGKLGESTIRSLFQRSIENFEAFDVSTLQQLNQNTESFKTRNTRSSLPTELQVSAFGEDYRMKVFKPEPVLHPEARIVTSDGPDEKDWTGTIPDCFLAGHLTSHDGTVSLSNCDGLEGRFSTKAGDFHVKELPKVHNKHLNFSDDETVLVIAKTKQQGDSDNGDDRVALNQRLKQMGVDKRRRYTHSRNVVVEMAVYTDSKYTERFLPKDTYKRIELMILKYNGVQMEWSRYSDLGYNVRIQIKYIGFLDKNPSFYNMSSVISISLSTFCTGMRNNPIPYDLIFLHTGMNTDVTGRSYQSSACNHYFRCGVESSGSIFEYKSTAHEIGHSLGMYHDNIKGCTGSDVGLMGGYGAGWSSCSINDLNSFLQGSRSQCLFREDVAIRGTIRYPPLMPVLIGQHYSLDEVCEKLYGPNFHFRRFPYLGNCEQYSCANFNEGSLFGQLFTQWKDIPGSYCGTGKICFNQGCVTFAAARQNPGRIRPGGWGPWTNWYPCSRSCGTGLTYRRRFCNNPSPLNHPGCDEDKGYEARTCNPQPCSGDSSDTDALIKQRASETCRRMLKNNVINSTLYTADGSLYKSHAHGVCEVSCAPVAGHKTPTFTRFGLMPQGTPCPGILDKMDINDWPRRQGYSAQCLDGYCKKFGCDGVLNGGTFDKCGVCNGDGTSCDVVEGTFTELSTTGSRKVVAEIPVGAYNIQFSFDYLSMKQNYLEVYTKDGAVVLASLIGSSWIFSATSNPVTFADTYWYYFFHDQYLHTKGPLTEPAIIKIFQNKDFNNTGIHYAYSLPHSAKSCQGHCNNGGTFNTKLCACDCTSGFYGNTCSSRCNTFCYNGAKVDQSNCACQCNDHQTGSLCKCASGYTGINCTIHS; this comes from the exons ATGACCATGCCGTCTGTGTTGGGAATAGTTTTCGTGTTTATTGCAGGCTGTTCTAGCTTACAG ATCCATGGCAACGGAAAGCTCGGGGAGTCAACTATAAGGTCACTATTTCAGAGGAGCATTG AAAATTTTGAAGCGTTTGATGTATCAACTTTACAACAACTTAATCAGAACACAGAAAG TTTCAAAACTCGGAATACACGAAGCTCCTTGCCAACAGAATTACAGGTTTCTGCGTTTGGAGAGGACTACCGAATGAAAGTATTTAAACCGGAACCCGTTTTGCATCCTGAAGCCAGGATTGTAACGAGTGATGGCCCTGACGAGAAAGACTGGACCGGGACTATACCCGACTGTTTCCTGGCTGGACACCTGACGTCCCATGACGGAACAGTGTCTCTTTCTAACTGTGATGGTTTG GAAGGACGATTCAGCACAAAAGCGGGAGATTTCCATGTAAAAGAACTTCCAAAAGTTCACAACAAGCACCTTAATTTCTCAGATGACGAGACGGTACTTGTAATTGCCAAAACAAAGCAGCAGGGGGATTCAGATAACG GCGATGATCGTGTTGCCCTAAATCAACGCTTAAAACAAATGGGAGTTGACAAAAGACGGCGGTATACGCACTCCAGAAATGTAGTGGTCGAGATGGCGGTGTACACCGACAGCAAATACACAGAACGGTTCCTACCCAAGGATACTTACAAGAGAATAGAATTGATGATCTTGAAATATAATGGG GTACAAATGGAATGGTCCCGCTACAGTGACCTGGGTTATAACGTCAGAATCCAAATCAAATATATTGGATTTTTGGACAAAAATCCG tCATTTTACAACATGTCGTCCGTCATCAGTATTTCTTTGAGTACTTTTTGTACTGGGATGAGAAACAACCCCATTCCTTATGATCTTATCTTTCTTCACACAGG AATGAACACTGACGTCACTGGGAGGTCATATCAATCCAGTGCTTGTAATCACTACTTCCGGTGTGGTGTGGAGAGTTCCGGCTCCATCTTTGAGTACAAATCAACGGCTCATGAAATAGGACATAG TCTTGGAATGTACCATGATAACATAAAGGGGTGTACCGGAAGTGACGTAGGTCTCATGGGAGGATATGGAGCCGGATGGAGTTCGTGTAGTATCAACGAtcttaattcatttttaca AGGCAGTCGTTCTCAATGTCTGTTCCGAGAAGATGTGGCCATCCGAGGGACTATTCGATATCCACCTTTAATGCCCGTCTTAATAG GCCAGCACTATAGTCTAGATGAAGTATGTGAGAAGTTGTATGGGCCGAACTTCCACTTCCGCAGGTTTCCCTACCTCGGG AATTGCGAGCAATACAGCTGCGCAAACTTCAACGAAGGGAGTCTGTTCGGGCAGTTGTTTACCCAGTGGAAAGATATCCCAGGTTCATACTGCGGAACTGGCAAg ATATGTTTCAACCAGGGATGTGTAACTTTTGCTGCAGCGCGACAAAACCCGGGACGGATTAGACCCGGGGGGTGGGGTCCATGGACTAACTGGTACCCCTGCTCTAGGAGTTGTGGGACGGGGCTTACTTACAGGAGGCGGTTTTGTAACAATCCAAG CCCCCTGAATCACCCTGGGTGTGACGAGGACAAAGGGTACGAAGCCAGGACATGTAACCCACAG CCCTGTTCAGGCGACAGCTCCGACACCGACGCACTCATCAAACAGAGGGCCTCCGAAACCTGCAGGAGAATGCTCAAGAATAATGTAATCAATTCCACCCTCTACACAGCAGATGGCAGTCTATACAAATCACACG CCCATGGCGTGTGCGAGGTTTCCTGTGCTCCCGTGGCCGGGCACAAAACACCCACGTTTACCAGATTTGGTTTGATGCCACAAGGAACGCCCTGTCCCGGAATACTGGATAAGATGGACATCAATGACTGGCCTCGTAGACAAGGTTACAGCGCCCAGTGTTTAGACGGCTACTGCAAG aaatttGGTTGTGATGGTGTGTTAAATGGAGGTACTTTTGATAAATGTGGTGTCTGTAATGGAGATGGCACATCATGTGACGTCGTAGAGGGTACATTTACGGAGTTATCTAccacag GTTCTAGAAAGGTTGTTGCAGAAATACCTGTTGGAGCATACAACATTCAGTTTTCGTTTGACTACCTTTCAATGAAGCAAAACTATTTAG AGGTGTACACCAAAGATGGTGCTGTTGTTTTGGCTAGCCTTATTGGAAGCAGTTGGATTTTTAGTGCCACAAGTAACCCTGTCACTTTCGCCGACACCTATTGGTACTATTTTTTCCACGACCAATATCTACACACTAAGGGACCACTCACTGAACCAGCCATCATAAAG ATTTTCCAAAACAAAGATTTCAACAACACCGGGATTCACTATGCTTATTCTCTCCCACATTCTG CAAAGAGTTGTCAAGGTCATTGTAATAATGGAGGCACGTTTAATACCAAATTATGTGCCTGTGATTGTACCAGTGGTTTTTATG GAAATACTTGCAGCAGTCGATGTAACACCTTCTGCTACAATGGCGCCAAGGTAGATCAGTCCAACTGCGCATGTCAGTGCAATGATCATCAGACCGGAAGTCTTTGTAAATGTGCGTCAGGGTACACAGGAATAAACTGCACGATACATTCATAA